A window of Salvia splendens isolate huo1 chromosome 8, SspV2, whole genome shotgun sequence genomic DNA:
GTTCCATCGTCTGCATTACATAGTAcaacaaataattatatttcacaaatattttttaaaaattagagtGTAATTTAGCAcctaatatatataataaacaaGTAGCATATTAAAGCGTCAAAACAATTATAGAACAAAAAAACGAAATTAGTAATATATCTTACAGTATTACGAACTAGAGGTGAGCGCGTCCAAGTTGATCTTCTAGCAATGTGGCCATGAAGGTAGCATGAATCAACAAACACCCCTCTACTACAAGACTTATCAAGTTTCATCAATGTTTTGAGAACAATAGGTCGAAACTCTGAAATTAAACGTATCAATTATCAGAAATTTTTGGTTTCAGTTTAACTGCTTGTTCAAAATTTAAAACTTGAAACAAAGTTAAAGTTACCTTCTATGATTCTTATTTGTTGGGAATTACATTGTTCCAAGCTCAACTCGCAAAGACCCCATTGTATCGACTTTGGCTTGAAGCTGTATTTAATCTGCAACATATTAAATTGTATACCTATGAGTAATAGttgataatttcatatttaatgaatatatatatagggttgtgatcaattgagattttttagcctaattgagaattgagatgcattataagccactcatttttattaaatgagtggtccagaatttgccacatggaaaatatttttacattaattaattgtgaaagggcatatttgtaatttcatcatatattttatttaataaatattttttttatttttttttaaaaaattatttttttttcgattttttatttttttatttattttatttatttatttattttttgtcaactacatatacaattcatgtcaactacacacatgtaatgtcaactacatatacaattcatgtcaactacacacatataatgtcaactacatatacaattcatgtcaactacacatatataatgtcaattataagctgttgacatttgatgtgcagagctattgacatttgatgtgcagactacacatcgtagttgacataatgtctcagtagttgacatcgcgcgaaaatttaaaaaaaaattaaaaaaaattaaaaaaattaaaaaaattaaattttttttagttgttgacattttaatacgagttgttgacatttgatattctggctattgaaatgaaatgacgataataccccttagttgacataatctacttgcagttgacatttcaaaatgagtggctgaaaatacatctcaattttcaattaagctaaaaaaactcaacctaacaagaccctatatatatatatatatagttgtgatctatgcaaaactcaatcttatgcaAACAATGGACCAAAAATACAGAGGTCGTTTTAAGATATAACTGAGGTCATTGTAagtttatttttaggtcattttagAAAGAGGActttaaatgataaaaaatgACCTCAATtctgatttttataaaatgacctaaaaacTAACTAATAATGACATCCGTATAAGATGCATAATTATTTACCATTAGATTGGAAAATCTCATGATCATGATTTGGCATGTATGTTGTATTATAATGTTATTATTTCGCATTATATATGTCATTTGTCAGTAATTTAAGTTTTTTTGAAGTAGTctcatgcatatatatatatatatatggatgtattgaGTATTGTCTTGTTACTTACCTGGAAGGAATCAAAAGCGGTTTCGACTAAAAAGAGTGGCGTGGAAACATCTTCAATCAAATACTCTGGGAAGAGGCACTgaaattaatttcaataaaatattattgttgTTGTCTTGTTTGGATAAAAGGTATATGATTTAAATATGTTATATTTATAGTGAGTTATCTCACCAAATTGGGGTCTCTTTTAGACGTGCATGATTTAGGCAATAACGCACCAAGTTCCTGTGTGACACAAAAAACACGCATGTTACAATTCTACTCTATATCTCAATAAGGCCATCATAAATTATGGTATATAAAAGTCGGATACTTAGTAAAGAGTAGAATAATACATGTGTTTCAATCACATGAGCAAAATGTGGTCCAGATTTGTTTGCCAATGCACCTTCCCTGTTGGCAAAGTAAGGaaactttttattttcaacACAAATACACATGCGACAGAACTAACTAAGGGTGTGTGCTTGAAATAAAAGCACAAATTATCAATAATAATTACCCGTGGATGAAAAAACCAGAATCGGATATGCACTTTACTCTAGTAGTATTCGGAAAGAGGTATCTAAATCTATCACAGTGTAGAATTGTACTCAATCCACCTGCTGACCCACCTGATAGGATAGCCTacaaataatcaaaattatatacttatatattACCTTTATAATTAATAGCAATATGAATATAGGCTAATGATAGAAGTGAAGCATATATATACATTGTGCGCATTCCCCATTCCTTTGTGAAGCATCTCCTCCATCATAGCGTGATATATCCTCGCACCTCGAAATGTGAGGTTGTTACTCTGAAACGATTTTAATTAAACTATCATATTCTAATTAATTACACTAAACATGCTATGAATATTACTATATGTTTGATGACTTACCGGATCTACTTTCTTGATGTCCGACATATACACTGAGCCATCACAGTAATGAATAAAGACTTTATTCCAATTGTAGAAATCTAAAAATAACAAAGAAAGAAAGTTAATTTGCTATTAAgtgaatacaataaaaaaatcattggTTGAGTAAATTTACATTGGTTCAATTGAGAGTCTGAGTCTAGTATTCCAACAAAGTTGGTGTCATTTTCATATTTACTGCTTCCATGATACTTTTTTGATCTATTTATACAGTCCATTAGTGATTCACACCATCCACCGCCCTAACATGAGTAAACCAGATTTCCTTTAAAATATGAGTACacatgatataaatatttttggaaaCAAATTAATGATTTAGTTAGGTATACATTATAGGTTTAATTCAAATACCTACCTCCATGTAAACAATCCAGTTTGAAGATCCACTACCGTAGCCCTCAACATAAGCATATGCTGGTGGACTTCCGTCCAAACAAACTAGTAGTATTATACAAAAACAACGGCTTAATTCAGTCAGTTATACTAggataaaatataataaaataaaataaaataaaagataacctGCTCCCTTTGCAACAGCAGACTCGAGCAAAGTGAAGTTTTGGATATAATCGGGGACTTGAGCATTCATGGTCACAAAAGAAAGCCACGAAAGTAGGATCAAAGCAGCTGTGAATCTATCCATTCTGTCTATATTCAAAACAAATTATATAAACTTCTTGGGCCATATTCAAAATGAATTAACACTTAACACCAAAAATCCCCATTTTGAAAACCCTAGAAAGCTCTCCCTATCTTTTCTTCTTCCCTAGCTTCCACTCCCAGCCGCAGCCGTGAATCAACCCTCTCTCAAAACCTTTTCAAATACTCTCATATAAAAAGTAGTAAGTATTTCAATTATTAAAGAACATCATGATCTAGGATTGGCCTGATAAAACCTACATTTTGATGCTTACTCTATTTCTACAATGCTTTTTGAGCTTCTATACTGTGAGTTAAAGAATGGTCGTGCGTGATTACCTGAGCACTTCCTTTGGGTTTGGGATGTAGTAGTATTTGCTACTATGAGACGAGAATGAGAAAGAAGGGACGTGTAAGGAATAAGCTTTATAGGTAGATTGGAATTGAATCTTTGCACACCAGAATGTGGTGAAAAAGGGCAGAGGCCAATCCTGAAATGTCCTAACTTTTTAAATGGGGCCTGATTTTGATGATTCGCATCACATTTATTTCTTTGAAATTTGGTGCTATCCGTTTGATCACCATTGCCATTTTTGGAGGTTTTAGTTCTATTGCTGCCACTTTTCATTAAAAGTAGGCTGATGTAATGCCTACTTTACTTTCAGAGACCTCTGTTTAATTGGAAAGGAATTGAATGATTGATGTGAGTGTGAGTGGGAGTGGGAGTATGTCAATTCTTGTGGAAAGGAATTgaatgattaaataatttgcTTCATAAGTTTCAATTGTCTCGtgattttggatttggaaggaAATTAATGCTAGTTGGGTATAAAAACTTGCAAAAAATATGGATTCCAGCTTTCACGCGATGCAATATTTCATCCAAGATACAAATATATGGGATAATTGAGTAAAATTCAAAGTTTATGTGATAattgctttttttttatttccttccgCCCTATAATCCGCCCtaaacattttatttatttgaatatttaaaacaccacaaaaattggaaaaaaaaaaacatcatttCATTGAAAGTTCAAAGGTTACAGtgcgaaataaaaaaaactacaaattctcaatggcggttacggttccaaacttcttcaatcatgtcgttcatgagctgagcatggtcttgttggttacGCATTGAGGCCTATCTAGATAGAATCTCATTGAAGTccatcggtaatc
This region includes:
- the LOC121743715 gene encoding pectin acetylesterase 11-like — protein: MDRFTAALILLSWLSFVTMNAQVPDYIQNFTLLESAVAKGAVCLDGSPPAYAYVEGYGSGSSNWIVYMEGGGWCESLMDCINRSKKYHGSSKYENDTNFVGILDSDSQLNQYFYNWNKVFIHYCDGSVYMSDIKKVDPSNNLTFRGARIYHAMMEEMLHKGMGNAHNAILSGGSAGGLSTILHCDRFRYLFPNTTRVKCISDSGFFIHGEGALANKSGPHFAHVIETHELGALLPKSCTSKRDPNLCLFPEYLIEDVSTPLFLVETAFDSFQIKYSFKPKSIQWGLCELSLEQCNSQQIRIIEEFRPIVLKTLMKLDKSCSRGVFVDSCYLHGHIARRSTWTRSPLVRNTTMEQAIADWYFDRSPFQEIDNNASPQVCPHSDP